In Polaribacter sp. Hel_I_88, the following proteins share a genomic window:
- the gltB gene encoding glutamate synthase large subunit has translation MEKQGLYLPEFEHENCGAGFICNLNGDKTNQIIHDALEILVKLEHRGGVSADGKTGDGAGLLIDIPHEYFQRVCDFPIPERREYAVGMVFLPKVSNQYNFCKTTFEKELTAQGLAILGWRKVPVDSSQLGAIALASEPAIEQLFVGKTDDLTEAAFKAKLYAARKIAEHTIRNSKISESNFFYVPSLSITTLIYKGIIMPEDIGPYYKDLQEIDLVTRLALVHQRFSTNTMPTWELAQPFRHMCQNGEINTLRGNVSRMRVREEIMKSDVFGPQIEKLFPIILPGKSDSASMDMVVELLTHTGRSLPEIMMMMIPEAWEKHATMAKERKAFYEYNGCIMEPWDGPASVPFTDGDYIGALLDRNGLRPSRYTVTKSGKLIMSSEIGVVNIDPSDVKKHGRLEPGKMFLVDMNKGRIIEDEEIKNKIVSERPYQEWLDSTRLHLKDVPYTNETCPIETIDIKTRQRLFNYTFEDIQEVITPMAQVGKEALGSMGIDTPLAVLSDRPQLISNYFKQLFAQVTNPPLDGIREEIVTDISLNLGKDRNIFSITDRQCRKLRIQNPVISNADLEKIRSIDIESFKAATIQILYKKSEGLNGIENALDNIVIQVEKALENKNNIIILSDRGVNQELAPIPALLACSFVNHQLNRLRKRSYFDIIIESAEPREPHHFATLFGYGASAINPYMVNEIIRMQVKEGFITDMDEQKAVDNFNTAIGKGLLKVMNKIGISTLHSYRGSQIFEIVGFNSQFVEKYFPYTASRIEGIGLYEIEKEIDQRYKQAYPDNQIDKNLGLNIGGDYRWRRNGERHLFNPTTVSKLQQAVRLSDQTSYDVYAKAINEQAENLMTIRGLFEFDNLDPIPLEEVEPWTDIVKRFKTGAMSYGSISREAHENLAIAMNRIGGKSNSGEGGEDRKRFQKDMNGDSRNSAIKQVASGRFGVTSHYLTNAREIQIKMAQGAKPGEGGQLPGYKVLPWIAAARNSTPFVGLISPPPHHDIYSIEDLAQLIFDLKNANREARINVKLVSEVGVGTIAAGVAKAKADVVLISGYDGGTGASPLTSLKHAGLPWELGLAEAQQTLVMNSLRSRIVVECDGQLKTGRDVAIAALLGAEEFGFATAPLVASGCIMMRKCHLNTCPVGIATQDKELRKNFKGTPEHVINFFYYIAEELRAIMAQLGFRTLAEMVGQTHKINANRAIKHYKAKGLDLSSILHRPDSYRKLVVSNTEKQEHNLESVLDFTILKDSHRALYRKEKMTLNYPIKNTNRTVGAIVSNEISKIYGHLGLPEDTLNINFKGSAGQSFGAFGAHGLTFILEGNTNDYLGKGLSGAKLIVKKPPTADFLAEDNIIVGNVCMFGAVDGQAYINGIAGERFAVRNSGATAVVEGVGDHCCEYMTGGKVIVLGKTGRNFAAGMSGGIAYVYDPENKFVNGLCNTETIEFEEISEENAAELKATIEKHVLYTDSKRGADLLADWETSLHNFVKVMPTEYKKALQRLETEEPMFEELTIA, from the coding sequence ATGGAGAAACAAGGCTTATATTTACCAGAGTTTGAACACGAAAATTGTGGTGCAGGTTTTATTTGTAATTTGAATGGCGACAAAACAAATCAAATTATACATGATGCACTAGAAATACTCGTAAAACTAGAACATAGAGGTGGTGTTAGTGCAGATGGAAAAACAGGAGATGGTGCTGGATTATTAATTGATATTCCTCACGAATACTTTCAAAGAGTCTGCGATTTTCCAATTCCTGAAAGAAGAGAATATGCAGTAGGTATGGTTTTTTTACCAAAGGTTTCCAATCAATATAATTTTTGTAAAACTACTTTCGAAAAAGAACTTACAGCACAAGGTTTAGCTATTTTAGGCTGGAGAAAAGTACCTGTAGATTCTTCACAATTAGGAGCAATCGCTTTAGCATCAGAACCAGCTATAGAGCAGTTATTTGTTGGTAAAACAGATGATCTTACTGAAGCTGCTTTTAAAGCAAAACTATATGCTGCTCGAAAAATAGCAGAACATACCATTAGAAATTCTAAAATTTCTGAAAGTAACTTTTTTTACGTACCAAGTTTATCCATCACAACCCTTATCTATAAAGGCATTATTATGCCAGAAGATATTGGCCCTTATTATAAAGACTTACAAGAAATAGATTTAGTAACACGTTTGGCTTTAGTGCACCAACGTTTTTCCACAAACACAATGCCAACTTGGGAGTTAGCACAACCTTTTAGACATATGTGTCAGAATGGAGAAATTAACACCTTACGTGGAAATGTAAGTAGAATGCGTGTGCGTGAAGAAATCATGAAAAGCGATGTGTTTGGTCCACAGATTGAAAAATTATTCCCAATTATTTTACCAGGAAAATCAGATTCTGCTTCTATGGATATGGTTGTTGAGCTATTAACGCACACAGGACGATCTTTACCAGAAATTATGATGATGATGATTCCTGAAGCCTGGGAAAAACATGCAACCATGGCTAAAGAGCGAAAAGCTTTTTACGAATACAATGGTTGTATTATGGAACCTTGGGATGGTCCAGCTTCTGTACCTTTTACAGATGGAGATTATATTGGAGCGTTGTTAGATAGAAATGGTTTAAGACCTTCTAGATATACAGTTACCAAAAGTGGAAAACTAATTATGTCATCGGAAATTGGTGTTGTAAACATCGATCCATCAGACGTAAAAAAACATGGAAGATTAGAGCCAGGAAAAATGTTCTTGGTGGATATGAATAAAGGACGAATTATTGAAGATGAAGAAATAAAAAATAAAATTGTTTCTGAAAGACCTTACCAAGAATGGTTAGATAGTACACGTTTGCATTTAAAAGATGTTCCGTACACAAATGAAACTTGCCCTATAGAAACCATTGATATTAAAACACGTCAACGTTTATTTAATTACACGTTCGAAGATATTCAAGAAGTAATCACACCAATGGCACAAGTTGGTAAAGAGGCTTTAGGATCTATGGGAATTGACACTCCTTTAGCAGTTTTATCTGACAGACCTCAGTTGATATCAAACTATTTTAAGCAATTATTTGCGCAAGTTACCAATCCGCCTTTAGATGGAATTCGTGAAGAAATTGTAACGGATATTAGTTTAAATTTAGGGAAAGACAGAAACATTTTCAGCATTACAGACAGACAATGTAGAAAATTAAGAATTCAGAATCCTGTCATCTCAAATGCCGATTTAGAAAAAATTAGAAGCATTGATATTGAAAGTTTCAAAGCAGCAACGATTCAGATTTTATATAAAAAATCAGAAGGTTTAAATGGTATAGAAAATGCTTTGGATAACATTGTTATTCAAGTTGAAAAAGCATTAGAAAATAAAAATAATATTATTATTTTATCAGATAGAGGTGTCAATCAAGAATTAGCACCAATACCTGCTTTATTAGCTTGTTCATTTGTAAATCATCAATTAAATCGTTTACGTAAACGTTCTTATTTCGATATTATAATAGAATCTGCAGAGCCTAGAGAACCTCATCATTTTGCAACTTTATTTGGATATGGAGCAAGTGCCATCAACCCTTATATGGTGAATGAAATTATCAGAATGCAAGTAAAAGAAGGTTTTATTACTGATATGGATGAGCAAAAAGCAGTCGATAATTTTAACACGGCTATTGGCAAAGGCTTGTTAAAAGTGATGAATAAAATCGGAATCTCAACCTTACATTCGTATAGAGGTTCTCAAATTTTTGAAATTGTTGGCTTTAACTCACAATTTGTAGAAAAATATTTCCCATACACAGCTTCAAGAATTGAAGGTATTGGCTTGTATGAAATTGAAAAAGAAATTGACCAACGTTACAAACAAGCGTATCCAGATAATCAAATTGATAAGAATTTAGGATTAAATATTGGAGGTGACTATAGATGGAGAAGAAATGGCGAGCGTCATTTATTCAACCCAACAACAGTTTCTAAATTACAACAAGCAGTTCGTTTAAGTGATCAAACAAGTTATGATGTGTATGCAAAAGCCATCAATGAGCAAGCAGAAAACTTAATGACCATTCGTGGTTTGTTTGAGTTTGATAATTTAGATCCAATTCCTTTAGAGGAAGTAGAACCTTGGACAGATATTGTAAAACGTTTTAAAACGGGTGCCATGTCTTATGGATCCATCTCTAGAGAAGCACACGAAAATTTAGCGATTGCTATGAACAGAATTGGTGGTAAATCGAATTCTGGTGAAGGTGGAGAAGACAGAAAACGTTTCCAAAAAGACATGAATGGTGATAGTAGAAACTCTGCTATAAAGCAAGTTGCTTCTGGTAGATTTGGTGTTACTTCTCACTATTTAACAAACGCAAGAGAAATTCAGATTAAAATGGCACAAGGTGCAAAACCTGGTGAAGGTGGTCAATTACCTGGTTACAAAGTTTTACCTTGGATTGCTGCTGCAAGAAACTCAACGCCTTTTGTTGGACTAATTTCTCCTCCTCCACATCATGATATTTATTCTATTGAAGATTTAGCACAACTTATTTTCGATTTAAAAAATGCCAATCGTGAAGCAAGAATTAATGTAAAATTAGTTTCAGAAGTTGGAGTTGGAACCATTGCTGCTGGTGTTGCCAAAGCAAAAGCAGATGTTGTATTGATTTCTGGTTATGATGGAGGAACAGGAGCATCACCTTTAACTTCTTTGAAACATGCAGGTTTACCTTGGGAACTTGGTTTGGCAGAAGCACAACAAACTTTAGTAATGAACAGTTTACGAAGTAGAATTGTAGTGGAATGTGATGGTCAATTAAAAACAGGAAGAGATGTTGCTATTGCAGCATTGTTGGGTGCAGAAGAATTTGGTTTTGCAACTGCTCCTTTAGTAGCTTCAGGTTGTATTATGATGCGTAAATGTCATTTAAATACTTGTCCTGTTGGTATTGCAACTCAAGATAAGGAATTGCGTAAAAACTTTAAAGGAACTCCAGAACACGTAATTAACTTCTTCTATTACATAGCTGAAGAATTAAGAGCAATTATGGCACAATTAGGGTTTAGAACGTTGGCAGAAATGGTTGGGCAAACGCATAAAATTAATGCCAATAGAGCCATCAAACATTACAAAGCAAAAGGATTAGATTTATCTAGTATTTTACACAGACCAGATTCTTACAGAAAATTAGTGGTTAGTAATACCGAAAAACAAGAACATAATTTAGAAAGCGTTTTAGATTTCACGATTTTAAAAGATTCTCATAGAGCATTATATCGTAAGGAAAAAATGACTTTAAATTATCCTATTAAAAACACAAACAGAACAGTTGGAGCTATTGTAAGTAACGAAATTTCTAAGATTTACGGTCATTTAGGGTTGCCTGAAGACACCTTAAATATTAATTTTAAAGGTTCTGCAGGACAAAGTTTTGGAGCTTTTGGAGCTCATGGTTTAACTTTTATTTTAGAAGGAAACACAAACGATTATTTAGGAAAAGGATTATCTGGAGCGAAATTAATCGTTAAAAAACCACCAACAGCAGACTTTTTAGCCGAAGACAATATCATAGTCGGAAACGTTTGTATGTTTGGTGCTGTTGATGGACAAGCGTATATCAATGGAATTGCAGGAGAACGTTTTGCAGTTCGTAACTCTGGAGCAACTGCAGTTGTAGAAGGTGTTGGAGATCATTGTTGTGAATACATGACTGGTGGTAAAGTAATTGTTTTAGGAAAAACAGGAAGAAATTTTGCAGCAGGAATGAGTGGTGGAATTGCCTATGTGTATGATCCAGAAAACAAATTTGTAAACGGATTGTGCAACACAGAAACCATCGAATTTGAAGAAATTTCAGAGGAAAATGCTGCTGAATTAAAAGCAACAATTGAAAAACATGTTTTATATACGGATAGCAAAAGAGGTGCTGATTTGTTAGCAGATTGGGAAACAAGTTTACACAACTTTGTAAAAGTAATGCCAACTGAATACAAAAAAGCATTACAACGTTTAGAAACAGAAGAACCAATGTTCGAAGAATTAACAATAGCATAG
- a CDS encoding ammonium transporter: MEGLFTANNVWMMICTALVFFMHTGFAFLEIGLTRQKNTINILFKNIFIITVGLLLYYIAGFNLMYPGFAEGSAGFFDFAGFGIAAPENGMTPEYASGGYTWWTDFLFQGMFAATAATIVSGAVAERMKIGAFMIFVVIYVGLVYPIAGSWKWGGGFLDQMGFYDFAGSTLVHSVGGWAALVAVWLLGPRIGKFKDGKAQAIPGHNIPLATAGVLILWLGWFGFNGGSVLSADPALTSLTLVTTCLAAAAGGVVAALVSFIKYKNLDLTMFLNGILGGLVGITAGADVMTPESAIIIGGIAGALIVFAVAFIDAIKLDDPVGAIAVHLICGIWGTLAVGIFSTNPDHTFLIQLTGVGCYAAFCIVSTFIIIFTLKKTMGIRVSEKEEVEGLDSHEHGMDAYPDFRLNDN; this comes from the coding sequence ATGGAAGGATTATTTACAGCAAATAACGTATGGATGATGATCTGTACAGCACTCGTTTTCTTTATGCACACAGGTTTTGCATTTTTAGAAATTGGGTTGACAAGACAAAAAAACACAATAAACATTTTATTCAAAAACATATTTATCATTACAGTAGGTTTACTACTATACTACATAGCAGGATTCAACTTAATGTACCCTGGTTTCGCAGAAGGTTCTGCAGGTTTCTTTGATTTTGCAGGTTTTGGAATTGCAGCTCCTGAAAACGGAATGACTCCAGAATATGCTAGTGGAGGTTATACTTGGTGGACAGATTTCTTATTTCAAGGAATGTTTGCAGCAACAGCAGCAACAATTGTTTCTGGTGCAGTAGCTGAAAGAATGAAAATTGGCGCTTTTATGATTTTCGTAGTAATCTACGTTGGTTTAGTATACCCAATTGCAGGTTCTTGGAAATGGGGTGGAGGATTCTTAGACCAAATGGGGTTTTATGATTTCGCAGGTTCTACCTTAGTACATTCAGTTGGTGGTTGGGCAGCTTTAGTAGCTGTTTGGTTATTAGGCCCAAGAATTGGTAAATTTAAAGACGGAAAAGCACAAGCAATTCCAGGACACAACATTCCATTAGCAACTGCAGGAGTTTTAATTCTTTGGTTAGGTTGGTTTGGTTTTAATGGTGGTTCAGTTTTATCTGCAGACCCTGCTTTAACATCATTAACTTTAGTTACAACTTGTCTGGCTGCTGCTGCAGGTGGTGTAGTAGCTGCTTTGGTTTCTTTTATAAAGTATAAGAATTTAGATTTAACAATGTTCTTAAACGGAATATTAGGAGGTTTAGTTGGTATTACTGCTGGTGCAGATGTAATGACGCCAGAAAGCGCTATTATTATTGGTGGTATTGCAGGTGCATTGATTGTATTTGCTGTTGCTTTCATCGATGCTATTAAATTAGATGATCCTGTTGGAGCTATTGCAGTGCATTTAATTTGTGGTATTTGGGGAACTTTAGCAGTAGGTATTTTTTCTACAAATCCAGATCACACCTTCTTAATTCAATTAACAGGTGTTGGTTGTTACGCAGCTTTTTGTATCGTTTCAACATTCATTATTATCTTTACTTTAAAGAAAACTATGGGCATAAGAGTAAGTGAAAAAGAAGAAGTAGAAGGTTTAGATTCGCATGAACATGGTATGGATGCATATCCAGATTTTCGTTTAAACGACAACTAA
- a CDS encoding P-II family nitrogen regulator — MKKIEAIIRKSKFSAVKEALHQVDVNFFSYWDVTGLGNEKEGHVYRGISYSTSDIQRRYLSIVVNDDFEKITIDALLKSAATGDVGDGKIFVSDITEAYRIRTGEKGGSTLKKTSK; from the coding sequence ATGAAAAAAATAGAAGCGATTATTAGAAAATCGAAATTTAGTGCAGTCAAAGAAGCATTGCACCAAGTAGACGTAAACTTTTTCTCTTACTGGGATGTTACTGGTTTAGGTAACGAAAAAGAAGGGCATGTTTACAGAGGTATTAGCTATAGCACAAGCGACATTCAAAGAAGATACTTATCGATTGTTGTTAATGACGATTTTGAAAAAATAACCATAGACGCCTTACTAAAATCGGCTGCAACAGGAGATGTTGGTGATGGTAAAATATTTGTATCAGACATTACAGAAGCTTACAGAATAAGAACTGGAGAAAAAGGAGGATCAACATTAAAGAAAACATCAAAATAA